Proteins encoded within one genomic window of Triticum aestivum cultivar Chinese Spring chromosome 2D, IWGSC CS RefSeq v2.1, whole genome shotgun sequence:
- the LOC123052803 gene encoding zinc finger A20 and AN1 domain-containing stress-associated protein 9 translates to MAQESWKESEETVQTPEAPILCVNNCGFFGSSMTNNMCSKCYRDFIKATTMAAPVVEKKVFSVASSSSVTLEQAKADEVPAVAVADSQAAQEPPKPPSNRCLSCRKKVGLTGFQCRCGGTFCSMHRYADSHECTFDYKKAGREQIAKQNPVVIAKKINKI, encoded by the coding sequence ATGGCACAAGAGAGCTGGAAGGAGTCTGAGGAGACTGTCCAAACACCTGAGGCACCAATATTGTGTGTAAACAACTGCGGCTTCTTCGGTAGCAGCATGACAAACAACATGTGCTCCAAGTGCTACAGGGACTTCATTAAGGCCACGACAATGGCTGCCCCTGTAGTGGAGAAGAAGGTGTTCTCAGTGGCATCATCTTCCAGTGTGACATTGGAGCAAGCAAAGGCAGATGAAGTACCAGCCGTGGCTGTAGCTGATAGCCAAGCAGCACAGGAGCCTCCAAAGCCGCCCAGCAACAGATGCCTTTCATGCCGCAAGAAGGTAGGCTTGACCGGTTTCCAGTGCCGGTGCGGGGGAACATTCTGCTCCATGCACCGCTACGCTGACTCCCACGAATGCACTTTCGACTACAAGAAGGCTGGCCGGGAGCAGATTGCCAAGCAGAACCCTGTTGTGATAGCCAAGAAGATCAACAAGATATAA